One Peribacillus simplex NBRC 15720 = DSM 1321 genomic region harbors:
- a CDS encoding ThuA domain-containing protein, producing the protein MRVLVWNEFRHEKSKPEVAGVYPDGIHGAIAGFLQSEQVEVRTATLDEEEHGLTEEALKRTDVLLWWGHVAHDEVQDEIIARVHKRVLEGMGLIVLHSGHFSKIFKRLMGTTCDLKWRVADERERLWVVDPSHPIVDGIGEYIELEKEEMYGEHFDIPAPDQLIFVSWFEGGEIFRSGCTYQRGKGRIFYFRPGHETYPTYHNPEIQRVIKNAVDWVKPETGMVTNYGKAEPLESISGKEMK; encoded by the coding sequence ATGAGAGTCCTAGTATGGAATGAGTTTCGCCACGAGAAATCAAAGCCTGAAGTAGCCGGAGTATATCCGGATGGTATCCATGGTGCAATTGCCGGCTTTTTACAAAGTGAGCAGGTCGAGGTAAGGACCGCCACTCTCGATGAAGAAGAGCATGGGTTAACTGAAGAAGCACTGAAACGAACCGATGTACTTCTATGGTGGGGGCATGTTGCACACGATGAAGTTCAGGATGAAATCATTGCAAGGGTTCATAAGCGAGTACTCGAGGGAATGGGTCTCATCGTCCTCCATTCTGGTCATTTTTCAAAGATCTTCAAACGATTAATGGGCACGACTTGCGATTTGAAATGGCGGGTGGCGGATGAAAGAGAACGGCTCTGGGTTGTCGATCCCAGTCATCCCATCGTTGATGGAATCGGAGAATATATAGAGCTTGAGAAGGAAGAAATGTACGGGGAACATTTTGATATTCCTGCACCAGATCAATTAATTTTCGTCAGTTGGTTTGAAGGTGGGGAGATATTCAGAAGCGGTTGCACGTATCAGCGGGGCAAAGGGAGGATTTTCTACTTCCGTCCAGGTCATGAAACATATCCTACCTACCATAATCCGGAGATTCAACGAGTAATTAAGAATGCCGTTGATTGGGTCAAGCCGGAAACTGGAATGGTAACGAACTATGGGAAAGCCGAACCGTTGGAATCCATCTCAGGCAAAGAGATGAAGTGA
- a CDS encoding LacI family DNA-binding transcriptional regulator, translated as MSVTIKDVAKKANVAPSTVSRVIHNSPTISEKTKRKVRKVLKEMGYHMNENARNLVTKSTKAIGIVMKSSARESLYNPFFPEVIRGIGDFCNKEGYSLSLTTGETEDAIFEDVVKMVQGRRVDGMIVLYSKKEDKVVPYLLKQGFPFVLIGKPSTNMSGITFIDNDNVQAAREVSEFVLSLGHERIVFLGGSPEFEVIQDRLTGFQQAMEQAGLDVPQEYIKLIPLNRTDGINAIDELLELKEAPTAFLVMDLLLGVLLLGVLAEKNLKVPQQISVVCFNHSEFIEFLSTPLTTVDIHTYQLGYEAAKCVFDLIANPEMMEKSIMIPTKIIKRESHFVAEKEIK; from the coding sequence TTGTCTGTTACTATAAAAGACGTTGCCAAAAAAGCGAATGTCGCTCCATCAACGGTATCGCGTGTAATCCATAACAGTCCAACAATCAGTGAAAAGACAAAGCGTAAAGTACGCAAGGTATTAAAGGAAATGGGCTATCATATGAATGAAAATGCCCGGAACTTAGTCACGAAGTCAACTAAGGCCATTGGGATCGTTATGAAAAGTTCGGCAAGGGAATCACTTTACAATCCCTTTTTTCCAGAAGTGATCCGAGGCATCGGGGATTTCTGTAATAAAGAAGGGTACAGTCTTTCTCTGACAACCGGCGAGACGGAGGATGCCATCTTTGAGGATGTAGTGAAAATGGTTCAGGGCAGAAGAGTGGATGGCATGATTGTTTTGTACTCTAAAAAGGAAGATAAAGTGGTGCCGTATTTATTAAAGCAGGGCTTCCCGTTTGTTTTGATTGGGAAGCCCAGTACGAACATGAGCGGTATCACATTCATTGATAATGATAATGTTCAAGCGGCCAGGGAAGTATCGGAGTTTGTACTCAGTCTTGGACATGAGCGAATCGTCTTCTTAGGGGGCAGTCCCGAGTTTGAGGTGATTCAAGACCGCTTGACAGGCTTTCAACAAGCGATGGAACAGGCCGGGTTGGATGTGCCACAGGAATATATCAAATTGATTCCTTTAAATCGAACGGATGGAATTAACGCCATTGACGAATTGCTGGAATTGAAAGAGGCTCCAACCGCTTTTTTGGTTATGGATCTTTTATTGGGTGTTCTCTTGCTGGGAGTGTTAGCTGAAAAGAACTTGAAAGTACCACAGCAAATAAGCGTCGTCTGTTTTAATCACTCAGAATTCATAGAATTTTTAAGTACGCCGCTGACAACGGTTGACATCCATACGTATCAGTTAGGGTATGAGGCGGCAAAATGCGTGTTCGATTTAATTGCAAATCCGGAAATGATGGAAAAGAGTATCATGATTCCTACCAAAATCATAAAGCGGGAGTCGCATTTTGTTGCTGAAAAGGAAATTAAATGA
- a CDS encoding carbohydrate ABC transporter permease — MRGKWKLWLIGFIGFILAILWLTPFYLMIVNAFKMKRDIFADTLGLPETWTFENFIQAFEQLDFLRTLFNSLLISGVSVVIIIIFSAMAAYALSRNKSKISSLLFFVFVAAMLIPFQSVMIPLVAQFGQLGMLNKAGLIFMYLGFGCSLSIFLYHGTLKGIPISLDEAAKIDGANRFQVFWYIIFPLLKPMSITVGILNVIWIWNDYLLPSLVIGGAGSETIPLKLFFFFGQYTKQWHLALAGLTLSIIPVIIAYFFAQRQIIKGIADGAVK, encoded by the coding sequence ATGAGGGGAAAATGGAAATTGTGGCTGATTGGATTCATCGGATTCATTTTGGCCATATTATGGCTCACTCCGTTTTATTTAATGATTGTCAATGCCTTTAAAATGAAACGGGATATATTTGCCGACACACTGGGACTGCCTGAAACCTGGACATTCGAAAACTTCATTCAAGCTTTCGAGCAATTGGATTTCCTCCGGACTTTATTCAATTCTTTATTGATATCGGGCGTCAGTGTAGTCATCATCATCATTTTTTCTGCGATGGCAGCATACGCTCTTTCCCGAAACAAAAGTAAAATAAGTTCCCTGCTTTTCTTTGTGTTTGTAGCAGCTATGCTGATCCCGTTTCAGTCTGTGATGATACCGCTCGTTGCCCAATTCGGACAGCTTGGGATGTTGAACAAGGCCGGACTGATTTTCATGTATTTAGGTTTTGGCTGCAGTCTTTCCATATTCCTATATCATGGTACCTTAAAAGGGATTCCCATCTCACTTGATGAGGCAGCAAAGATTGATGGTGCTAACCGGTTTCAAGTATTTTGGTATATCATATTTCCATTATTAAAACCGATGTCCATTACAGTTGGGATCTTAAATGTAATTTGGATATGGAATGACTATTTGTTGCCATCCCTTGTTATTGGCGGCGCAGGATCTGAGACCATACCACTTAAATTATTCTTCTTTTTCGGTCAATATACGAAGCAATGGCATCTCGCCTTGGCTGGACTTACTTTATCCATCATTCCAGTCATCATTGCGTACTTTTTTGCTCAGAGGCAAATTATCAAAGGAATTGCAGATGGAGCCGTTAAATAA
- a CDS encoding carbohydrate ABC transporter permease: MVINVIGLSLALIVTSKIKSSNILRTVFFMPNLIGGLILGFIWQFIFIKVFGAIGDLTGIEAFNGWLSTTDTGFWGLIILTSWQMAGYIMIIYIAYLQAVPEDLIEAAKIDGANSFQRFRHITFPLVAPAFTVSLFLTLSHSFKIYDQNLSLTNGAPYNSTEMVAMNIVKSAFTENDMAYAQAKAVIFFVIVAVVSLTQVYFNKKREVEL; this comes from the coding sequence GTGGTAATCAATGTCATCGGATTAAGTTTGGCTCTCATCGTGACTTCGAAAATTAAATCAAGCAACATACTGCGGACAGTTTTCTTTATGCCCAATTTAATTGGCGGCTTGATTCTCGGCTTTATTTGGCAGTTCATTTTTATTAAGGTCTTCGGTGCGATTGGTGATTTGACTGGGATCGAAGCATTTAATGGATGGTTATCAACGACTGATACAGGTTTTTGGGGATTGATCATTTTAACGTCTTGGCAAATGGCCGGATATATCATGATCATTTATATTGCCTATCTGCAGGCTGTTCCTGAAGACTTGATCGAAGCGGCAAAAATTGATGGAGCTAACAGCTTCCAGCGTTTTCGTCATATAACTTTTCCACTAGTGGCACCTGCTTTTACCGTCAGTTTGTTTTTGACGCTTTCCCACTCGTTCAAGATCTATGATCAAAATCTTTCTTTGACGAATGGAGCTCCCTATAATTCAACTGAAATGGTTGCGATGAACATTGTAAAATCCGCCTTCACCGAAAACGATATGGCATATGCACAAGCAAAAGCCGTTATCTTTTTCGTAATCGTGGCGGTCGTTTCGTTGACACAAGTCTATTTCAATAAAAAACGGGAGGTTGAGCTGTAA
- a CDS encoding ABC transporter substrate-binding protein, translating to MKRKKWYGGIFTVLLIFSVILAGCSSSTGGNSDSKDVVTLDIFQFKVEFKSQFETLAKQYEKENPDVKIKVSTVGGGNDYKSAITAKFASGEEPAVFNIGGPVDVEQYKDRLTDLKDTKAAAAALDGTLDGVEEDGQVLGLPFNQEGYGLIYNKRIFKEAGINPDEITSYTALEAAVKKMDSQKDKLKIDAVFAYPVKEKWVTGNHLSNVFLAPEFDGNVLEASKAPTVKFTDGDKFKQLVDIQNKYSVQPTASLDYSQQVEELFSLEKVAIIQQGNWVYNTVYDMDPELAEKGIGIIPIPNGDSAGMPVGVPNYWAVNKKSDEKVQEAAKKFLDWLYTSEEGKKAVLEDFKFIPAYEGYDVEKIADPISKEIYKYSQEGNTIGWVFNGYPVGWNDDLGASVQKYVTGKLTWEELVQQNIENWEKIHSK from the coding sequence ATGAAACGTAAAAAATGGTACGGGGGAATCTTTACTGTTTTATTAATTTTTAGTGTGATTTTGGCTGGATGCTCTTCTTCAACTGGTGGAAACAGCGACTCAAAGGATGTCGTGACGCTGGATATATTTCAATTCAAGGTAGAATTCAAGTCGCAATTCGAGACATTGGCAAAACAATATGAAAAAGAAAACCCAGATGTGAAGATCAAGGTATCGACAGTTGGCGGCGGAAATGATTATAAATCAGCCATTACGGCAAAGTTCGCTTCAGGTGAGGAACCAGCGGTTTTTAACATTGGCGGCCCGGTAGATGTCGAACAATATAAAGATAGATTAACAGATTTAAAGGACACGAAGGCTGCTGCTGCAGCACTTGACGGTACTTTGGATGGCGTGGAAGAGGACGGGCAGGTCCTTGGACTTCCATTTAACCAGGAAGGATACGGCTTGATTTATAACAAACGGATATTTAAAGAAGCCGGAATTAATCCTGATGAAATTACAAGTTATACAGCCTTAGAGGCGGCAGTTAAGAAAATGGATTCACAAAAAGACAAATTGAAAATCGATGCAGTTTTCGCTTATCCGGTCAAAGAGAAGTGGGTGACAGGAAACCATTTATCCAATGTATTTTTAGCACCGGAGTTTGATGGGAATGTGTTAGAAGCTAGCAAGGCTCCAACGGTTAAATTCACGGATGGTGACAAGTTTAAACAACTGGTCGATATCCAAAATAAATATTCCGTCCAGCCGACAGCGAGCCTCGATTACTCCCAACAAGTGGAAGAGCTGTTCTCACTTGAAAAGGTTGCGATCATTCAGCAAGGTAACTGGGTGTATAACACGGTGTATGATATGGACCCTGAGTTAGCTGAAAAGGGAATTGGCATCATCCCGATTCCAAATGGAGACTCTGCAGGCATGCCGGTCGGCGTACCGAACTATTGGGCAGTGAACAAGAAATCGGATGAAAAGGTACAGGAAGCAGCGAAGAAGTTCCTCGACTGGCTGTATACATCCGAAGAAGGGAAAAAAGCCGTTTTGGAAGATTTTAAATTCATTCCTGCATATGAAGGATATGATGTAGAAAAAATTGCCGATCCAATTTCAAAAGAAATTTATAAATACTCCCAAGAAGGAAACACGATTGGGTGGGTGTTTAACGGATATCCGGTTGGTTGGAATGATGATCTTGGAGCAAGTGTCCAAAAATACGTAACTGGTAAATTGACTTGGGAGGAACTTGTCCAACAGAACATTGAAAATTGGGAGAAGATTCATAGCAAATAA
- a CDS encoding YitT family protein gives MKKISLDVFFILIGAFIFALAINLFVIPNELGEGGVTGITIILFYLFEWSPGLLSLIINAFLLIVGYKYLSKLTTVYTIIAVAFNSLFLHLTESWTISSDELVINAIFGGVFAGAGIGMIIRVGGTTAGTTILARITNKYLGWSLSYGLLFFDLIVAFSSYFIIGAEGLMLTILMLYIGTKTMEFIIEGLNPKKAITIISKEADLIAKQVTELMDRGVTVFSGHGYYTKASKDILYIVISKQEVLKLKRIVKSTDSNAFIAIHDVRDVFGEGFLDISKS, from the coding sequence ATGAAAAAGATTTCTTTAGATGTTTTCTTTATACTAATAGGAGCTTTTATTTTCGCTTTGGCAATAAATCTTTTCGTCATTCCTAATGAACTTGGTGAGGGAGGAGTCACGGGGATAACCATCATTTTATTTTATCTTTTTGAATGGTCACCGGGGCTGTTAAGTTTGATTATTAACGCTTTCCTGCTCATTGTCGGTTATAAATATTTGTCGAAATTAACAACGGTATATACAATCATAGCCGTTGCATTTAATTCACTTTTCCTTCATTTAACCGAAAGTTGGACGATATCTTCAGATGAATTGGTCATCAATGCGATATTTGGCGGGGTTTTTGCCGGTGCAGGAATAGGCATGATCATTCGTGTTGGAGGTACTACTGCCGGTACGACGATACTAGCCCGAATTACGAATAAGTATTTGGGATGGAGCTTAAGCTATGGACTTCTGTTTTTCGATTTAATCGTTGCGTTCTCATCTTATTTCATCATTGGTGCAGAGGGTCTGATGCTTACTATCCTTATGCTTTATATTGGAACAAAAACGATGGAATTCATCATTGAGGGATTGAATCCGAAAAAAGCGATTACCATCATTTCAAAAGAAGCGGACCTGATTGCAAAACAAGTAACCGAATTGATGGACCGGGGGGTCACTGTTTTTAGCGGTCATGGATACTATACAAAAGCATCCAAGGATATTTTATATATCGTTATAAGTAAGCAAGAGGTACTAAAGTTAAAGAGAATAGTGAAGTCAACGGATAGCAATGCTTTTATTGCCATACATGATGTTCGGGACGTATTTGGTGAAGGATTCCTGGATATTTCAAAGTCCTGA
- the bioF gene encoding 8-amino-7-oxononanoate synthase, with amino-acid sequence MHSEKQLPSWEEKIKTELAYLEEISQKRELVSTEFAEQPWLMINGCRMLNLASNNYLGYAGDERLKKAMVDAVHTYGAGATASRLIIGNHPLYEQAEQALVNWKKAEAGLIINSGYNANLGIISTLLSRNDIIYSDKLNHASIVDGALLSRAKHLRYRHNDLDHLEALLKKSSMEARKLIVTDTVFSMDGDFAYLEDLVRLKERYNAMLMTDEAHGSGIYGKNGEGYAGHLHLQNKIDIQMGTFSKALGSFGAYVVGKKWLIDYLKNRMRGFIYSTALPPAILGAIKTAIEIVQQEPERRSLLQTHSEHFREELTYYGFNICGSRSQIVPIVIGENEKAMEFATRLQKEGIAAIAVRPPTVPENEARIRFTVTALHDKKDLDWAVEKVSIIGKEMGVIK; translated from the coding sequence ATGCACAGTGAAAAACAATTACCTAGTTGGGAAGAAAAAATTAAGACAGAACTGGCTTATCTAGAAGAGATATCGCAAAAACGTGAACTCGTTTCAACGGAATTCGCCGAGCAGCCATGGCTTATGATCAACGGGTGCAGGATGCTAAATCTAGCTTCTAATAACTATTTAGGATATGCAGGAGATGAGCGGCTGAAAAAGGCTATGGTAGATGCAGTACATACATATGGTGCAGGAGCAACGGCTTCACGTTTAATTATTGGCAATCATCCTCTTTACGAGCAGGCGGAACAAGCTCTTGTCAATTGGAAGAAAGCCGAAGCAGGACTCATTATTAACAGTGGATATAACGCGAACCTTGGAATTATCTCCACTCTGCTGTCCCGTAACGATATTATTTATAGCGATAAGTTGAATCATGCAAGCATTGTCGATGGAGCTCTTTTAAGCCGTGCAAAGCATCTGCGCTATCGTCATAATGATTTAGATCATTTAGAAGCATTATTGAAAAAATCATCGATGGAAGCACGTAAATTAATCGTGACGGATACGGTCTTCAGCATGGACGGTGACTTTGCTTATCTTGAAGACCTTGTTCGGTTAAAAGAACGTTATAACGCAATGTTAATGACTGATGAAGCACACGGAAGCGGCATCTACGGGAAAAATGGTGAAGGTTATGCCGGTCATCTCCATCTTCAAAATAAAATAGATATCCAAATGGGAACATTCAGTAAAGCGCTCGGTTCATTCGGGGCCTATGTCGTCGGGAAAAAATGGCTCATCGACTATTTAAAAAATCGCATGCGCGGATTCATATATTCAACTGCACTCCCCCCGGCCATACTCGGTGCTATAAAAACAGCGATAGAAATTGTACAGCAAGAACCAGAACGCCGCTCACTGCTCCAAACACATTCAGAACACTTTAGAGAAGAACTCACATATTACGGGTTTAATATTTGCGGAAGTCGATCACAAATTGTTCCTATCGTCATCGGGGAAAACGAAAAAGCGATGGAATTTGCCACACGTTTGCAGAAAGAAGGAATTGCGGCTATTGCTGTCAGGCCGCCGACCGTTCCGGAAAATGAGGCGAGAATCCGTTTTACCGTAACAGCTCTCCACGATAAAAAAGATCTTGATTGGGCAGTTGAAAAAGTTTCGATCATTGGAAAAGAAATGGGTGTTATTAAATGA
- a CDS encoding alpha/beta fold hydrolase yields MKQPNLVMLPGWGMEKDAFQPLIKPLSEVFHLSFIEWKDMKTLNDFEERVIETIASIDGPVYILSWSLGTIVSLELSSSYREKIKGFILFGATSRFTTGENYSFGWDPRMVERMKKQLQHNKEKTLISFYEAMFSEAEKEEGFYHQFITTIQREFHGDDVFSLLIGLDYLIQKDARAGLDRIEAPFILIHGREDKICPLEASSFIKENLGGKAEVHIIEGAGHIPFFTKPQECMEHIKTFIQKEYIHDR; encoded by the coding sequence ATGAAACAGCCGAATTTAGTCATGCTTCCTGGATGGGGAATGGAAAAAGATGCGTTTCAACCGTTAATCAAACCACTGTCAGAAGTATTTCACCTCTCATTTATAGAATGGAAAGATATGAAAACACTAAATGACTTTGAAGAACGAGTCATAGAAACAATCGCTTCCATCGATGGTCCTGTTTATATACTGAGCTGGTCTTTAGGAACAATAGTATCACTTGAACTTTCAAGTTCGTATCGAGAAAAAATAAAAGGTTTTATCCTTTTTGGTGCAACAAGTCGCTTTACCACAGGAGAAAATTATTCATTTGGCTGGGATCCACGAATGGTCGAGCGCATGAAGAAACAGCTGCAGCACAATAAAGAGAAGACTTTGATTTCTTTCTATGAAGCAATGTTTTCCGAAGCTGAAAAAGAAGAAGGTTTTTATCATCAATTCATCACGACAATTCAACGAGAGTTTCATGGTGATGATGTGTTTTCGCTTCTTATTGGTTTGGATTATCTAATTCAGAAAGATGCTAGAGCAGGACTCGACCGGATTGAAGCCCCCTTTATATTGATTCATGGGAGAGAAGACAAAATTTGTCCACTCGAAGCCTCATCCTTCATTAAAGAAAATCTGGGTGGGAAAGCCGAGGTTCATATTATTGAAGGCGCTGGTCATATTCCATTTTTTACAAAACCACAGGAATGTATGGAGCATATAAAAACATTTATTCAAAAGGAGTACATTCATGATAGATAA
- the bioC gene encoding malonyl-ACP O-methyltransferase BioC gives MIDKQLLSKRFSEHAKTYDAYANVQKNMAKQLVDLLPKKNANHRINILEIGCGTGYLTRLLVKTFPNAAITAVDLAPGMVEVAKGMTKEDRVTFLCTDIEEMAPNENYDLIISNATFQWLNNLPATLEKLIARLTAEGSLIFSTFGNDTFQELHRSYEHAKEKLQLSIDSSPGQMFYTLEELSQVCEEALPFSSASPIEITKMEKLELEYFQTVREFFTSIKKIGAANSNKENYCQRPSLFRELINIYDTEYRDESGVKATYHCLFFKMKKHD, from the coding sequence ATGATAGATAAACAATTGTTAAGTAAGCGGTTCAGTGAACACGCGAAAACATATGATGCGTATGCCAATGTTCAAAAAAACATGGCAAAACAATTAGTGGATTTGCTTCCTAAAAAAAACGCCAATCATAGAATCAATATACTTGAAATTGGCTGCGGCACGGGTTACTTAACGAGGTTACTCGTCAAAACATTCCCTAATGCTGCTATTACGGCTGTTGATTTGGCCCCAGGAATGGTTGAAGTGGCGAAAGGAATGACAAAAGAAGACCGTGTTACATTTTTATGTACTGATATCGAAGAAATGGCGCCTAATGAAAATTACGACTTGATTATTTCTAATGCAACATTTCAATGGCTGAATAATCTTCCTGCAACCCTTGAAAAATTGATTGCACGATTAACGGCTGAAGGAAGCCTGATATTTTCAACGTTCGGAAATGATACCTTTCAAGAGCTTCATAGGTCATATGAACATGCGAAAGAAAAGCTTCAACTTTCCATTGATAGTTCACCAGGCCAAATGTTTTACACACTAGAAGAATTATCCCAAGTTTGTGAAGAAGCGCTCCCCTTTTCATCAGCATCTCCAATCGAGATAACAAAAATGGAAAAGCTTGAACTAGAGTACTTTCAGACAGTACGTGAATTTTTCACTTCAATTAAAAAGATTGGTGCAGCTAACAGCAACAAAGAAAACTACTGCCAGCGCCCTTCCCTTTTTCGAGAGTTAATCAACATATACGACACAGAATACCGAGATGAATCAGGTGTAAAAGCAACCTATCATTGTTTGTTCTTTAAAATGAAAAAACATGATTAA
- a CDS encoding ABC transporter ATP-binding protein has protein sequence MMGDKLLFENVSKIYGEGDNKVTALDNISLNVRAGEFVAIVGPSGSGKSTFLSIAGALLSPSKGRLLLNNEDITSLSSKELTRVRLEKIGFVFQSSNLVPYLTVRDQLLLLSELNGKRDKKTMKKADELLSHLGLGHRAGHLPEALSGGERQRVAIARSLMNDPEIILADEPTASLDSKRGRDVVEMLAHEVKSRNKAAIMVTHDERMLDLCDRVVNITDGKVFG, from the coding sequence ATGATGGGGGATAAACTATTATTTGAAAACGTCAGTAAGATTTATGGGGAAGGCGATAATAAGGTGACAGCCCTTGATAATATTTCCCTGAATGTGAGAGCGGGGGAATTCGTCGCCATCGTGGGTCCATCAGGCTCAGGAAAAAGTACTTTTCTTTCCATAGCAGGTGCGTTACTTTCCCCGAGTAAAGGTCGTTTACTTTTGAATAATGAGGATATTACATCACTATCTTCAAAGGAATTGACTCGAGTGCGTCTTGAAAAGATCGGGTTTGTATTCCAATCGTCGAATCTTGTGCCATATCTAACCGTACGAGATCAGCTTCTGCTACTTTCTGAACTGAATGGCAAGCGAGATAAAAAGACTATGAAAAAAGCGGACGAATTGCTTAGCCACCTTGGACTTGGACATCGGGCAGGTCACTTGCCGGAAGCACTGTCGGGTGGTGAGCGGCAGCGTGTAGCCATCGCCCGTTCACTGATGAATGATCCAGAAATCATTTTAGCGGATGAACCAACCGCAAGTCTTGATTCCAAAAGAGGCAGGGATGTTGTTGAAATGCTTGCACATGAGGTGAAATCAAGAAATAAAGCGGCCATAATGGTAACGCACGATGAAAGAATGTTAGATTTATGTGATCGAGTGGTCAATATTACAGATGGCAAGGTATTTGGATGA
- a CDS encoding ABC transporter permease has protein sequence MFLAIRELKHSKLRYLLIGLIMVLVALLVFIISGLANGLSSDNASSIQNMKADYFVMEHDSKNKLNRSIISMEKLDEIRASSDVKAAEGLGQMMITLNKIGSSEKTDVTIFATDASGILAPKVIEGTNYDNKKQGEVVADRSLKEVGYKLGDSLKDDLSGKVFTIVGFTEKQSYSHSPVVYMNVKGWREINPALKNQEKDSISTIAVQMDSKAEENVRESLPEDLTLISKDESLQSIPGFKEEQGTLTMMIAFLFVIAAFVLAVFFYVITLQKTNQFGVLKALGANTGYLAKSIVGQVMLLAVACIAISVALTYGVTLIMPEGMPFELSTNLVIKYSVLLLVVSVLGSLLSLYRVAKIDAIEAIGRVS, from the coding sequence ATGTTTTTAGCAATACGTGAACTAAAGCATTCAAAGTTACGTTATCTGCTGATTGGACTGATTATGGTATTGGTCGCTTTGCTTGTCTTTATCATTTCAGGATTAGCTAATGGACTTTCTTCAGATAATGCTTCATCCATACAAAATATGAAGGCCGACTATTTCGTTATGGAGCATGACTCTAAAAATAAATTGAACCGATCGATCATATCCATGGAAAAGCTAGATGAAATCCGGGCTTCATCGGATGTTAAAGCAGCCGAAGGTCTTGGGCAAATGATGATCACATTGAATAAAATCGGATCATCGGAGAAAACGGATGTCACTATATTTGCGACCGATGCCAGTGGGATTTTAGCACCGAAGGTCATAGAAGGAACGAACTATGACAATAAGAAACAAGGTGAAGTCGTTGCAGATCGTTCTTTAAAAGAAGTGGGTTATAAATTGGGTGATTCACTTAAAGATGACCTATCAGGTAAGGTTTTCACCATTGTTGGTTTTACTGAAAAGCAATCTTACAGCCATTCACCGGTAGTTTACATGAATGTTAAGGGGTGGCGGGAGATTAATCCTGCATTGAAAAATCAAGAGAAAGATTCAATCAGCACAATAGCCGTGCAAATGGATTCGAAGGCAGAAGAAAATGTACGTGAATCATTGCCTGAAGACCTAACGCTCATTTCGAAAGATGAATCACTTCAGAGTATACCAGGGTTCAAAGAGGAACAGGGTACATTGACGATGATGATCGCCTTCTTGTTTGTCATAGCAGCATTCGTTTTGGCTGTATTCTTTTATGTGATTACCTTGCAGAAGACGAATCAATTTGGTGTCCTTAAGGCACTCGGGGCCAATACGGGTTACCTGGCAAAAAGTATCGTTGGTCAGGTAATGCTGCTTGCCGTGGCATGCATAGCCATTAGTGTTGCACTGACATATGGCGTCACTTTAATTATGCCAGAAGGAATGCCATTTGAATTGAGTACCAACTTGGTTATTAAATATTCCGTGTTACTTTTGGTTGTATCCGTATTGGGTTCACTGCTATCACTATATCGAGTAGCGAAGATAGATGCGATTGAAGCAATAGGGAGGGTATCATGA